tctcctgacgttcccggacaggcgaatcccccccgggggcagcacagctgggacttttgggctacggagaagggaacagagcccaaacccggccggggcagagacgttcccggccggctgacgggatcggggtgttcccgtgccccagcctgtttggggcagggaggggaagggtctgctcctccctcctccgccaccggggccggtacccccggcagtagggcgggacaccccaattctggggcgcagagcccgccacccctcggggaccccaccctcgcgcctcagggcccccccagaaagcgggtgctcagccccaaggttccgctccccccacaccctgccctctctgggggagggcgttagcgctggggccgttgggtctggaggggcattaagctcgctctggcgtcacccccccggcccggccggatcgggggctcagggctgatgttTAGCGCCGGGTTTagcgccaggggcaggggcagcgggatCTTCAGGGCTTGTTCAGGGCCAGGGCCATCTTTAGGCCCGGGTTCAGCGCCAGGGACATGTCTCGGGCCAGGTCTGGGCCCCGCGCAAGGCTGCGGCTGCCGGGGGTGCCCgctgcgccccgtccccccccgtcccgaGGGCcccggcgtccgcggcggcggctgccaacagcccgcgggggcccccccggtcCTCCGGCGCTCGAGGGGGCGCCCCTGCCCgttcccctgcccgccctcggcTGGCGGCGCCGGGTGAGTCCTGGCGGGGCCGTCCCTTGCGGCGCTCCCCGAGGGGGGATTccggtggggccgggcccggcggcgggagcggagaggtgaggggcagggagggggtgtgggccgaggggcaggagggagaggagaggccgtggggcgggaggagcgggcagggctgcgggcaggggggcggcagcagccccgggcctgcctgccggccctcagaggggccgccccgccgctctctccccgcaggctgctcccggccccgccgcccggccccgcggccgctggctcctgcgccacgggctccggcacggtggggaagggacgtttccctctctgccctgccgccctcctccccctccgccgcccaaaatggccccgagttgctctcagccccccagcttgggtattttcctccgggagaccgtcccctccccgcccccgccagcccgggagccgttttcctccccatcccgctaACGGCACGGCGACAGCTGCGGAGGCCCGGAATGAGCCTCTCGGCCGGTGCCCGCCCAAAGCCAGGCGGCCGCCCACCCCCTCTTCCGTGGCCACctcgttttcccttttctggggctttttttcagcgACATCCGAACGGATGCAGTTTTCCCCGGaagccggggtgcccccaggccgGCCGTCGCGTTTGTGGATAACAGGCgagggggcacctttacaccgcgtcacggtggggaaaacggcaccgaaagatccccctcccgagggggaaggaaggacttaactcgttatcccgctccttaattagtgacatgagttgctcgcctgcgctgagcttccccatcattatcagagttgtttctaggagggtggtggtgtcccaacctgtgctgtggctatcgtggtgctCCTCACTCTGGGCCCGATTAATCAGAGCTCAtaacgaggggagacctcgttaagccaggtctttcctcgctgcaggatccaaaagaacatgttggtggatctgaacaaggagatgatgaatgaagtgggcatcagagaggtgggagacatCGTCGCCATCCTCAGACATGCCCGAGTCGTGTGCAGGCAGGTACGGGGAAGTCCTGCCGGCTcgttcagcagcagagttttgcctcgAGCCTTCTTGTTCGCCTCCCCACAGCCTGAGGGGGGAGAACCCTTCCCCGTGGCTTTTTCCTCCGGGAGATGCGCAAGGCGGCCACCGaacggctctgccccagctcccccgaCGTTCAAGCCGAGCTGCGCCGCAGCGCCGGTAGCGCTGAGTGCGGGTGGGAGGTTTCTGGGAGGTGAAATCCCCTTGCACGATTAACGTAATTCCCTTCCAAAGGAAGGGCTCAGAGGATGGCTGCCCTCCGCGCGCTCCCGGGGGAAGGACCCCTCCTGAATTCAGCTGACGAGATGGACGCTTGTCCCGCTCGCCCAAGCCCCCGCGGTCCCAGAGCTCGCCCTCACTGCGCTGCCCCCCTTGCAGCCGCCAGCCGGACGATCGCCGCCAGCCTGAGCAGAGactcgcctcccgccgccccgctcccgcagcggCCCCACGCCTCCACGATCTCCGTCCCCGTCTCCAACGCACCGGCCGCCGCGAAGGCAGGTAGGGAGGGGCGACGGATCCCGGCGGGAGCAACGccacaagctgctttttgctttgtgtttcctgctcAGGGGCCCCCCAGTCAAATTTTAACAGCCCCTTTGGGTCCGGTGGTGGGTTTGTGAGCCAAGCACGCAGCACCCTtgtctctgaaatggagagaCAGGGATTTGAGGGGGGGTCCCCTCAGCGGGCGAGGCCTCGGCTGCCTGGCTGCGCTCCAGCAAGGTGTCTGGGGGCAGAGTCCCTCAGTGGTCCCTACTGGGACCGGTAGGatttaacagctttgctgctcaaacaaagaaatagactggaacagcaaatctttgtactgttaagcaggtattcctgGTTAGTGGCACTGGGATCGCCCCGGGGATTGTCCACCATGAGGCCTCCCAGAAATTAGTAAGGGGCATCTGTTTATATGCACACAGATCATGCATATTCATTAGCTTTCCTGGAAGGGATGTTTTATGATAATGAGTGCCCAGAATTCATTCACATAGACCGAGCATGTGTAGGGAAAACAGGGTGGGGGTCTTTGGTAgtcgagggaagaagtaagtagtcttcttcacggTGTTTGAAGTCAAGTCCAGGTGTGTCcttcctaaatcagcagaatcaccctccctagaacagggtctctgtgtctctttgttcgagcccccttatcttagtttgcccattctaggagttgcgcaggtgtccactgaaggccttgagtctgctctcAGGGATTTCCGTAGGGAGCCTAACGAGCGTCTCAACCTTACCTCAACAGacctaaacctaaaccttacCTAAAGGGACCTCGGGAAGCAGCTGAGGAGAAACTTGACTTGAGAACCAAACGAAGCAAAGCACAAGCCAAGCTTTCGTATATCACATCCCAGTTTAGTCTCAATaactgtcagaaattcatttctTTGAGCCCTTTCAGTGGGGACACGgagagtgggatcaagtgcacccgcAGCCAGTTTGGGGGTGACCTCAAGCTGAGCGGGGCAGGTTGATGCTCCAGAGAGAAGGGATCCCAGGCGAGCGGGGCCAGGGGAGGCTgtgagggggactgggggggctggagcacctcccgtaccagcacaggctgagagagccagggtggttcagcctggagaggaggcggCTCCGGCCAGAGCTTAAAGCAGCCTTTGCGTGtttgcagggggctgcaggacagggcgggggggctTTTTATCAGAGGGTGCAGAGACAGGCCGAGGGAGAGCAGTGTGAAAGTGGAAGAGgggagttttccatcagaaactctTGCCGGGGAGGTTGGTGGGACACAGAACGggctgcccggagcagctgtgggtgcccccgcccaggctggacagcagagggagcagcctggTCGAGTGGGAGCCGCCCCTGCCCACGGTAGGGGGtgggtggtctttaaggtcccttccagccaaaggattctgtgattttgcggCTGGGGGCAGCTAGAGGCGGGGGGAGGGTGTTTGCAGAgcccggtgctgggggagctctgtTGGTGCCAGGCTCAGAGCTCACTCCAGCCCAGGATGGTGCCCAAGCGCTCGTAAAACCCTCCCACCCCCTGAGGCTCCTTGCGAGGAGAGCTCTCGATTCGCTTTTCCTTCGTCCCCCCAGGATTATGCGACACGGCAGGAGAACGTCCAACGGTCCCGGTAAAACGCCGGCGGGTGACGGcggaaatggaagggaaatacatCATCAACGTGCCCGGGGCACCACGCCGAGGACGAAGAAAATCCCGCAACAGCAAGCGGCCAAAGGTACCAGCCTTTGGGGGGGTTGATGTTCATTTTCCCTTCCAgaagcccagctgagccccaaaTTAGCCTGTCGTTACGAATCTGGATTTTCGCATCCAGAGAGCGACTGGGCAGCAGTTGTGTTATGCCAAGGAGATATTAACTGACCACAAGCTGTAAAGGCTCCACTCGCGCCCGTTTAAGCCTTAGGAAGGAGGGGACGGGTGGCCATCTGCACGCTTTtgacaagtgaattttattttgccgGTGCCCCAATGGTAGGACGGGGCTGAAAAGCCACGAGCCCTCGGCGCTGACCCGGCAGAGCTTCATTTTCCAGGGAAACCTCCAAAAACCCACGTTTtcctgaaaactgcaggtctgcagaggacATCTGTCTTCGACCGGCTGGGAGCCGAGGCGAAAGCGGACACGGCCacaggagggaaggtgagaggaCGTGGGTTTTCAGCTGCGGCTCCGTGTAGCCGTCGCTCTCGGCAGCTGGGCCAAACCCCACCGGGATCCCGGCATCAGGGTCCTCTCCCCCAGGATTATATCGGGATTTGCAGCCTCCCGCTCGCCGCGGAAGGGCTGAAGGAGCCTTGAAATAACGGGGCAGTGGTGGGGAAACAcctgggaagagcaggagggAGCCACCAAAGGCAAGTGGATCCCCAGTCCCTGGGAGATCCTCATCTGCGCTGCTATTTTGACCCCTTTAATGTGGGGGGGATACAGgaggttttttctctcctctggagccaAAAAGCTCAGCACGGAAGTCTTGGGGGTATAAAACAAGTTGCAGACTCAGCCCCTCGAGACAAATCCGAGGGAATATGATGTtatgggtgatgcagagacctgctttaTAGCCTAGTCATTAATTGCcgcaggcagcattttgcatcgttacatcccaagagggctggtatccatctggtctccatcccaggggcagaatttggggggcagaggggcagggcagggtaAATGGGGGTGCGGGTGCTGACGGGCTCCTCTCACCTTGTCTCCCAGCCCGCGGGGGTCTTCAGCAGACTGGGCGATGCCTTGGGGACCGATGGGGACAAAGCCACCGAGAGCGACGACGACTGCTCCGTGCTCCAGTACGCTGGCGTCCTAAAAAAACTCGCCAAACCTCCCCCTAAGGAAAGCTCTGAGCCGGGAGGGACCATCAAGGCGAAAGCCACCAGTTCGGAAGCCAAACCGGTCCCCGTCACCGCAGCCACCCAGCGACCGGGTCGCAGGAACGCCGCCGGTAGCCGTACGGCAACAAAACCGTCACCGGCGGCGTCTAAAATCGGCGGCGTCAGCGTTGTGGCAGTGCCGGTTGAAGCGCAGGGTGGTGATGGCACCAGCACGAAGGATAAAAGCGAACCCGAATTTTTGGTGAGagtcagaaggacttggggtccctggtgccccagatcatgggtgctggggggtccctggtgccccaggtAACAGGTACTTGGGGGGTGGACTCTTGGGTTCCCCCCAGCcagagggggctcgggggggctgacggagccgccggggccctggcaggcagccgcacgccgcactaCGGCTCGCAGACGCCGCTGCCCGACGGCAGCCGCACGCCCGCCCAGAGCGGCGCCtgggaccccaacagccccaaCACCCCCTCCGGGTAGGTCCGGGGGGTCCCCCCGTTTACCGGTGTTGCCTTTAGGGTAAGAGCTCACTTGGTaagagagaaatccccttgcgttctggccggtcctcagagatcagaggggcgaggggcggctggaCTTGTCCCTTAACAGGTGTGACATGAAATTGGTATTAATATACCAGTCGGGACTGGGACCCTGATCCGAGCCAGCCCCAGCgggcactcaggagaaacagtcagattcacggatagcacggtttattttcatgcagcgttgacaggttccctgaggctgcctacgataaacgcacaagctgcaggttggctctagagcactacagcaaccgagaaaacccaacccggaacgattgcagtcccacacacacagttcccgcggatgcactgggcgtagccccctctgggggggcgagagcacgaacccgtgggtctgtccctccgctttggtgtcgggtggtcgtccctccaagttgggtgcaggcttggggggctatttgtggtggtaggtcggggtgagcgggtggggctggagtccaatcaacattctgtcaatactgacccagtttcgtggtgccaaggggcacggcgggcttctgtgggaaaaggagggaggacgggaagcaagatggacttggtacagtgggtgcaggagagaagggagggtgaGCACAGAGTTTGAAGGATGCCACGAAAAGTCATATTTGAAGGGAgccgagcagaggaggagataaaaacctgagtaaaagcctggctggctggccgggcccaaagagctgtggggaagggagttaactccagtttaccaccagtggcgtcccccagggctgggtgttggggccgctcctgtttaacaccttcactgatgagctggacgaggggctcgagtgcccccgcggtcagtttgcaggtgacacccagccgggtgggggtgttggtctctcgagggtggggaggctctgcagagagacctggccaggctggagccatgggctgagcccagctgggggagtttcaccgagggcaaatgccgggggctgcccttgggccacaacagccccagcagggctacagcctgggggaggagtggctggagagctgccggtcagagagggactgggggggttgagaatcagTCGATCAATCCATCAGGGTTTAGCCCcgcgttccccccacctccccacacgattgcacagggacgcagcctcagtctcctccctgtcccctttcttttgctgcaggtggcatcagcccgtggccgcaggagccggccgaggcaggagtagctctctctggccccccgccccctcctgcgccctggcagcaccaacgtcaaggccagcgacatgaaacagtcacttttatcttggcgtccgggatcaagaacaagctctgcctgtaggagagccagcccctctgcgaggctctcagacacaccctgccaccccccgggacggccgcagagccttggctctccggctgcgccagtaaggagcgtttgcccggtgccggcggcgaccCCCCGATGGAGCCTTCGTGCCCCGATGCTGCTCgagggccaccacctcctctcgaggggcccgaagatgcagccaccgagtcggggccgtcccggtccgcggcggctcctgaggagaacaggcacccgcccttgcacccccccaccagcagcagcgggccggggggagcaggtgagtggggccggcgggggggcgggaaggggtctgggggggaattgagaggacagagggggcgggaaggggtctggggggaattgagaggacagagggggcgggaaggggtctgggggggaaatggagaggacagagggggcgggaaggggtctgggggggcacagtaagggctgagaagggacattgagggtgtcgaggggtgggagggggggacagggagctgctgggcagtGAGAGCGGTGGGGGACGGGGGTTGAGGATGGGCTGGACGGGTTGCGGGGGAAATGTAGGGGACAAACAACTTGGGGAGACATTAAGGGGGCCCAGATGGCCGCAGGGAACTTGGCGGGGGGGTGTCCTGCAGAGGGgacccctgcccaccccctgtccccccctcctctccccccagctctgccctcccagctgcaccccagcccgctggagccctccctctcgctggtgcccggcagtgcccagggagggggacccgaatgggtgGAGGGGGGTGACGAaacccctgtccccgtgcccccccacgcccccctgctcccccaaagcagcgtggcctcttggggcagcgaacagaccgaggagccggccggcggccgcaacaccttcgaggaggagggcagcggcatgaaaggtggggtttggggggccgtttgggggtggggggggcgtggagacctgccaccccatgtcacacctctgtccccccccaagatgtcccctcctggctgaagagcctggggctgcagaaatacacggcgcttttctcccaaatgacgtacgaggagatgatgaGGCTGACGGAGCATCACCTCAAGTCGCAGGTGACATGGGGTGtcccccgccatgtccccaaaTGAAGGGGGAGACACAGTCCCCCCGTCCCCGGTCACTCTGACCCTGCTTGTCCCCACAGAATGTCCCCAGGGGCGCGCAGCAGAGGATCCTCCTCTGCATCCATAACCTGCAGGAGCGGCCAAGCATCCTCAGGAAGCTGGAGAAGGTGGgacggtgacagggtggccctcgGGTCCCTTGGGGTGGCCTCGGGGAGGCCCTCAGGTCCCCAGAGGTGGCCCCGGTTGGCCCATGTCCCCTTCTGCACTCCAGGGGCTGGCACGGGGTGTCCTTGTTCTCTTGTGTACCCAGGGATGGCACAGGTTGTCCCTGTTCCCCCTCATGTCCCCAGAGATGGCACATGATGTCCGCTATGTCCCAGTGCACCttgggtggcacagggtgtccccaagggtgGCATAGGGTGTCTCccatgtccctcctgtccccaggggtgacccagagtgtcccccatgtccccaggggtggcacagggtgtcccttgtcctcagatccccaggggtgtccccccatccctgacacccctccctgtgtccccagcagtggcacaagatgtccctggtcacccctccctgtgtccccaggactgggggggtggggtttggggtgtgtGTGCCTGATCTCCCTCTCAGTCCCCACGTTTCCCACCCCTCCTCCTTGACACTCCCCCCCACCGTCCACAGCACATCATATGGGGGGGCAGCCTGTGGATGGTGATGCAGGAGCTCCAACAGATcatagtgacccccattaaagccAGCAACGCCGCAGCCCCCGTCCCTTACGGGGACATCCCGAGGCTgttcacccgtgtcatgggcaaaggtgagatacccccccacaccccaattcctttttggggggggtcccatggttctgggtggggtgtgtgtggaatcagggtgtctgggtccctccctgacccccgacaccccccagttTGCATCCAGTTCCTGACGTCGCGGCCATACAAGGAGAACATCACCAgttacctccagctcctggagcagtgcctgagccacgaggtatgggaagggctgtggggacTTTGGGGGGCCTGTAGGGCTTGGGAGGGGGGCTACAGCgctgtgtgacccccccatgtgcccccttccccccccaggcgttcacagagacacagaagaggctcctctcctggtggtggcaggtccagTGGCTGCTCCGCACCTTCCCAATCGGTGCCGATCAACAGCTCGCCCCAGGTCTTCCTCACCTTcccccagggtacgtcttggggggggacaggggccTCCCCAAACCTTGGCGGGGGGTGGGGAGACAAAACCTTGAGGTACCCCCTGAGTGGGGGgaggaacctgtgctccccccctcccctccacaccccccatcccactagggcgggggaagatgttctggtcgtggtgtgggaggtttgggggggttcagagtgcctggtcccctccctagGAGGGTTGGGGGGGTCAGGTACAAATCTTGGGGCCCCCCTTACCCCAGTTTCTGTTCCGCCCCCCCTCagagcgtcccctccccggcacggacctggagatcagccccacgcctgagtcgctgttcagcatggtggagcaagtgctgggcggtgaggggggttcggggggggcaaagggacgtGAGAGGGGTCCAGGGACGGGGGGGgtccagggacagggtggggacacgggggtaGACAGAGACACGGCAGGAGGGAGtatgggggggacacacatggggacagggtgaatttggggacacaggggaggatggggagcaaggggggggggcgctgggggtggcaggaagggatttgggggaggggaggggtgtaaggggatgtggccccccccaagtaccctctgacaccccccatccccccgcagatggctcagacaagacctcaccatctgatggcgccgccccccctccccaaatagggGGGTcccccatgacccctccccccatgacccctcccccactccacgggggggtgtcaccccctccatgaCCAGTCTCGCTCGgttcctccaccccccccacccccaaaataagcggcggtgagggggggtggggattaacacagacaccccctgccccccctttaccccctctcccccatttttgtcggttttcaccatttttaacaatcccaaatctttgcggttttgatgggtttttcagtttttattccttttctcttcattactgtatcagtaccccaaatgatattaacgtatattaatacacattaataatatcattattatttacagcccaaactgagggacacggcgatgcccccccttccctcccctcccccagggtggggatgccccaggacccctcccccgtcggtacagccccccgccccccctttgtacccgcagcgccgcggccctttgcgatagaaaacgttattttagacacaagttgttaggaataactttagttccggctgtggctactaaccctgactacgttattaaagagaaaaccagaaacaccccccaaagtgcctggtttttccccaaaacggggaggggggacacgccgctctgtcgctggaggagtcggaggcgtcgctggggctctcgtcgtcctccgaggcctcgctggggtcaggcgggggctgtgcggggtccccccctcgctgcccccccggactcttcctcctcttcctctccctcctcctcgccgctgttgctgcccaaaatctcctcccggtcacgagcggcccgggcggtgtcactgccccccccagcggtccccccagccaccttcctcctcatctttggcctcatcctcttcctcgctgagggccgagcccccccgccccgctcgctgctgctcccggagccttcggccccctcctcctcctcctcgctgccctctcccccttcgctctcgctgccttcctcacgctcttcgtctggaggaggaggaagaggaggaggggaagagattatgggggagggcgttgggggggccccacacattctgcccccccgggtccccctgtttggctgattagggatatcgattaacctccgacagcagagtggaaagagccggcgtcttctgctgcaaataactccagagtgtggggaataatacagagcccacggagtgagacaagggagagcagtgcaaccaggagagcacagggcaacgcctcagagcatccctgcccgagagagagcacaggggttaaggcagatccctcagcccttgcccccgctgccagcccccagccccgcgggcagccccggttccagcgaggctttgcagagcctggcccgggcagggggaaatcctacgcggtgcctccgcccggagctgaggcctccagaggcgctgggagcgggcccggccttctagccccaaaatcagcccggcaggagagccggcgcctttgtttggagcgggaatatctggtttggctctcacaggagattgcccccgagcctggccagggctcaggggagaagctcaggggtttccctgctcatctcttggatcacgcgcagggtctcacgggtacggcagcggcacgagcccgcgggacgtctgcccagcccccgtccccacccgccacggcaccgggcgctcccagcatcagcgccagcccagggcaacgcgcgcggccggtaactccacggtgccgggggcccccggcagccgggaacagcgtggccgccccgatggcagcgtggtcgccgggagcggcgtggagcagaacctgcctggcagagcgaacacctcgtcccacgccgaggtacagccgtgggggggctcctgggcgtgggtgctcggggacaccgggtgct
This DNA window, taken from Athene noctua unplaced genomic scaffold, bAthNoc1.hap1.1 HAP1_HAP1_scaffold_31, whole genome shotgun sequence, encodes the following:
- the LOC141974106 gene encoding uncharacterized protein C19orf47-like isoform X2, encoding MAALRALPGEGPLLNSADEMDACPARPSPRGPRARPHCAAPLAAASRTIAASLSRDSPPAAPLPQRPHASTISVPVSNAPAAAKAGLCDTAGERPTVPVKRRRVTAEMEGKYIINVPGAPRRGRRKSRNSKRPKDGAEKPRALGADPAELHFPGKPPKTHVFLKTAGLQRTSVFDRLGAEAKADTATGGKPAGVFSRLGDALGTDGDKATESDDDCSVLQYAGVLKKLAKPPPKESSEPGGTIKAKATSSEAKPVPVTAATQRPGRRNAAGSRTATKPSPAASKIGGVSVVAVPVEAQGGDGTSTKDKSEPEFLVASARGRRSRPRQE
- the LOC141974106 gene encoding protein Smaug homolog 2-like isoform X1, with the protein product MEPSCPDAARGPPPPLEGPEDAATESGPSRSAAAPEENRHPPLHPPTSSSGPGGAALPSQLHPSPLEPSLSLVPGSAQGGGPEWVEGGDETPVPVPPHAPLLPQSSVASWGSEQTEEPAGGRNTFEEEGSGMKDVPSWLKSLGLQKYTALFSQMTYEEMMRLTEHHLKSQNVPRGAQQRILLCIHNLQERPSILRKLEKHIIWGGSLWMVMQELQQIIVTPIKASNAAAPVPYGDIPRLFTRVMGKVCIQFLTSRPYKENITSYLQLLEQCLSHEAFTETQKRLLSWWWQVQWLLRTFPIGADQQLAPGLPHLPPGASPPRHGPGDQPHA
- the LOC141974106 gene encoding uncharacterized protein C19orf47-like isoform X3, which encodes MKWASERWETSSPSSDMPESCAGSRQPDDRRQPEQRLASRRPAPAAAPRLHDLRPRLQRTGRREGRIMRHGRRTSNGPGKTPAGDGGNGREIHHQRARGTTPRTKKIPQQQAAKGKPPKTHVFLKTAGLQRTSVFDRLGAEAKADTATGGKPAGVFSRLGDALGTDGDKATESDDDCSVLQYAGVLKKLAKPPPKESSEPGGTIKAKATSSEAKPVPVTAATQRPGRRNAAGSRTATKPSPAASKIGGVSVVAVPVEAQGGDGTSTKDKSEPEFLVASARGRRSRPRQE